AGGAACTGGTTCAGCTGGTAAGATTTATTGGCGTGGGACGGCCGGACGTCACTCGTAAAATTAGCCACCCATGGGCACGTTATGTCCACCAAGTGGAGATGATTCCCTCCCATCTGTCTTCCTCCCTGATCCGCAAGCGGAGGCAAGAGGGAAAAAGCATTCGTTTTCTAGTGCCTGAGCCTGTATACGAGTATATTGAACGTCACGGCTTATATCACACGAGTGGCAAATACAGCCGAAACAAAGGAGAATGATGGATGTTTGCCCAAAGGAAACTGAACCGGGAAGAAATGTTTGCACAAGTGAAAAAGGTATTAACTCCTCACCGTTACCAGCATACGATTGGAGTCTGGCAAACAGCTGTCCGCTTGGCAGAGCGGTATGGTGCCGATGTGGAGAAAGCAGAAGCAGCTGCCATTTTCCATGATTATGCGAAATACAGACCAGAGGGTGAAATGCGCAAGCTGATTGAAACGGTAAGAGAGATTCCTAATGACTTGGTGGAGTACAACAAAGAATTATGGCATGCCTTTGTAGGCGCTTATGTGGTCAAGCATGAAGTGGGGCTCCAAGACGAAGAAGTGCTGGCCGCGATCCGTTATCATACCACGGGAAGAACTGGCATGACCCCGCTGGAAAAAGTGGTTTATCTGGCTGATTACATAGAACCTGGACGCTCCTTTCCCGGAGTGGACGATGTGCGGCGGACAGCTGAAGAGGATCTGGACCGGGCAGTATACATGGCTTTGGAGAGGACCATCCGTTTTCTTGAAGAAAGAGGGGAAAAAGTGTATCCTTTGAGCAGAGCTGCTTATGAAGACTTGAAAATTAAGGAGGAATCCCATGGAGACTCAGGACCTTCTTAAAGCGGTGGTGGATAGCGCCGAAGATAAAAAAGCCCAGGATATTGTGGTGCTGGATATTAGAGGGTTGTCTGTCGTTGCCGATTATTTCGTGATTTGCCACGGGAACTCGGAAACACAAGTACAAGCCATAGCTGAGGCTGTGCGGGAAAAGGCTGAGGAAATGGGATTAAATCTCAAGCCGCTGGAAGGCTTTGAGCAGGCCCGCTGGGTGTTGATTGATCTGGGAGATGTGATTGTTCACGTCTTTCACAGGGAAGAGCGTGAGTTTTATAATCTGGAAAAAATTTGGGCAGATGCGCCCCGCCTGGCTTGGTCAGCTGAAAGATAAACAAGGTTTAAGCTGAGCCGCAAACGGAAAAAATAAACAGTAAAAACAATAAAAAATCCCTCGAAAAATGTTGACATGCCTTCTGGTTGTTGCATATAATTCATACTAAAATACTATCAATCCCTATTGACAGACGAATATCAGGGTAAAGGGCGATGAGCAGGAGTAGTAGCTTCTGTTTTGCTTTACAGAGAGTTGACGGGTGGTGCAAGTCAACAAGCAAAAGGAAGCGAACTCGCCTGTGGAGTCCGTAAAGGTGAAGCTGAGTAGCCTTTACCGT
This DNA window, taken from Caldalkalibacillus thermarum, encodes the following:
- the rsfS gene encoding ribosome silencing factor, whose protein sequence is METQDLLKAVVDSAEDKKAQDIVVLDIRGLSVVADYFVICHGNSETQVQAIAEAVREKAEEMGLNLKPLEGFEQARWVLIDLGDVIVHVFHREEREFYNLEKIWADAPRLAWSAER
- the yqeK gene encoding bis(5'-nucleosyl)-tetraphosphatase (symmetrical) YqeK, whose translation is MNREEMFAQVKKVLTPHRYQHTIGVWQTAVRLAERYGADVEKAEAAAIFHDYAKYRPEGEMRKLIETVREIPNDLVEYNKELWHAFVGAYVVKHEVGLQDEEVLAAIRYHTTGRTGMTPLEKVVYLADYIEPGRSFPGVDDVRRTAEEDLDRAVYMALERTIRFLEERGEKVYPLSRAAYEDLKIKEESHGDSGPS